In Chryseobacterium camelliae, one DNA window encodes the following:
- a CDS encoding MFS transporter, protein MATIDKRIIPLAIGGLGIGTTEFTIMGLLPDIAKTLQISIPEAGHLISAYALGVVIGAPILIGYSVKFPPKKVLMSLMVIFTVFNALSAIASDYSMMLVIRFLSGLPHGAFFGVGTVMASRMGGKGKEAFYISLMFTGLTIANLAMVPLVTYIGHTFHWRWYFAIVAVIGLIALLFLKLWLPDLRTNQNTHFMEELKFLKGKQAWLVLMITAIGFGGLFTWFSYITPLMTVVAGIKSSQMAYVMVIAGVGMVAGNLGGGVLSDRMSPEKTCSLLLFLMMFSLAGVFFFSQYQNIALILTFVCGALSMSVASPINIMMMKAAPKSEMMAAAFMQAAFNIANAMGAFLGGIPLEHGYTFNYPSLVGVVMTGIGLAISLRYKYVYASKSTSDINASGNPTYNRQH, encoded by the coding sequence ATGGCAACCATAGATAAAAGAATTATACCGCTTGCAATAGGTGGATTAGGCATTGGGACAACAGAGTTTACCATTATGGGACTGCTGCCCGATATAGCCAAGACATTACAGATCAGCATTCCGGAAGCCGGGCATCTGATTTCTGCTTATGCGCTTGGGGTAGTTATTGGTGCTCCGATACTGATAGGATATTCGGTAAAATTTCCTCCTAAAAAAGTACTGATGTCCCTTATGGTTATTTTTACCGTTTTCAACGCTTTGTCTGCCATAGCTTCGGATTATTCAATGATGCTGGTCATCAGGTTTCTTTCCGGCCTGCCGCATGGTGCCTTTTTCGGAGTTGGAACTGTAATGGCTTCCAGGATGGGCGGAAAAGGGAAAGAAGCTTTTTATATTTCTCTGATGTTTACAGGCCTTACCATTGCTAACCTGGCCATGGTGCCTCTGGTAACATACATAGGGCATACGTTTCACTGGAGGTGGTATTTTGCCATTGTTGCCGTGATAGGTTTAATCGCTTTGTTGTTTCTGAAATTGTGGCTTCCGGATCTCCGGACCAATCAGAATACCCACTTTATGGAAGAGCTTAAATTCCTGAAAGGCAAGCAGGCGTGGCTGGTACTTATGATTACAGCCATCGGTTTCGGAGGTCTTTTTACCTGGTTCAGTTATATTACGCCCCTGATGACGGTAGTAGCTGGAATCAAAAGCAGCCAGATGGCCTATGTGATGGTGATTGCAGGAGTGGGAATGGTGGCCGGAAACCTGGGCGGTGGAGTATTATCGGACAGGATGAGCCCTGAAAAAACCTGTTCCCTTTTGCTTTTTCTGATGATGTTTTCATTGGCCGGAGTATTTTTCTTCTCTCAATACCAGAATATAGCCCTGATCCTAACTTTTGTGTGCGGAGCATTATCCATGTCAGTCGCTTCACCTATTAATATCATGATGATGAAAGCTGCACCGAAAAGTGAAATGATGGCTGCAGCGTTTATGCAGGCTGCCTTTAACATTGCGAATGCTATGGGTGCTTTCCTCGGTGGTATCCCGTTGGAACATGGCTATACTTTCAATTATCCGTCTCTTGTGGGTGTGGTAATGACAGGAATTGGGCTGGCCATTAGTCTCCGGTACAAATATGTGTATGCATCAAAATCAACATCAGATATC